The sequence TGACGATATCGACTACATCAATGCCCACGGCACCTCCACCATGGCCGATACGATCGAGCTTGGCGCGGTCGAGCGGCTTGTCGGCGAATCGGCATCGAAGATCTCCATGTCTTCCACCAAGTCGGCCACCGGCCATCTTCTCGGTGCGGCGGGTGCCATCGAGGCGATTTTCGCCACGCTTGCGATCCGTGACAACATCGTTCCGCCGACACTGAATCTCGACAATCCCGATGTCGAGACGAAGATCGATCTGGTGCCGCACAAGGCGCGCAAGCGTCAGGTTAACGTGGCGCTCTCGAACTCCTTCGGCTTCGGCGGCACCAACGCCTCCCTCGTGCTGCGCCGTTACGAAGCCTAGAGCATGTCTCTTAAAACCGCTGCGCGGTTTTGGGATAAAGACTCGCCTGAAACATAAAACAATCGCGACGGATCTGCCGTCGCGATGGCGCGCCCGCCGCAAGCCATCTCGGGTGGTTGCGCCTTTCTCCTGCCGGGTGCTGAAACAGGGCGCTCTTCCCTTGAAGAACGCCTTGCGGTCTGCGAAAGCCATTTCGATTTTCGCGCCGATATTGTAGTCGTTGACGGGAGATGATTTGCCGGTCTCGAGGGAATTTCCCCGTTGCCGGCGGATTTCAGATGACAGACGGCTATAGCTGACCGGGTTCTGCCCGAAACGATGTTTCGTGAAGCCGGAAAAGAGGCATTCACAATGTCTCCATGTGGTACAGGAAGATATTCCGAACCTGTTTTTGCCGCATTACCTGCGCAAAAAGCGCTGACAACGCCGAACTGAAAAGGACCGACGGTGAGCGACACGAACCAGAACAGCCAGGGACCATACGGACAGAACGGCGCGGGCGAATCCAATCGCGGCCCGATCATTCCGAAATCCCCAACCGAGGCGCTGCGCCCGGAAAAGGTGCCGGCCCCGCCGAAGCGCTCCCGCAAGGCCCATGGCCAGCTGGTGATCTTCCTGAATTTTCTGATGACGCTTGCGGTTGCCGTCTGTGTCCTGGCCATTGCCGCTTTCTATTACATGATCAATGCGTTCCAGGAGCCCGGTCCGCTTCAGACGAACACACATTTCACGGTGCGCAACGGCGCTGGCATTATCGAGATTGCCAATAATCTCGAACGCAACGACGTCGTTTCGAATGCCCGCATTTTCCGCCTGATGACCGGCAGCTACCTGCAAAAGGACCAGACGCTGAAGGCGGGTGAATATGAGATCAAGGCCGGCGCGTCGATGAAGGACATCATGATGCTGCTGGAATCCGGCAAGTCGATCCTTTATTCCGTGTCGCTGCCAGAAGGTCTGACCGTCAAGCAGATGTTTGCACGTCTTGCCGCGGACGAGGTACTGGACGGCGAATTGCCGTCGGCCCTGCCGGCGGAAGGCAGCCTGCGCCCGGATACCTATCGCTTTACCCGCGGCACCAAGCGCGAAGAGATCATCAACCAGATGAGTGCGGCGCAGGACAAGCTGATCGACATGATCTGGGAACGGCGCGATCCCGACCTGCCGATCAAGACCGTCGAGGAATTCGTGACGCTTGCCTCGATCGTCGAGAAGGAAACCGGCAAGGATGACGAGCGCGCCCACGTCGCCTCCGTTTTTTATAACCGCCTGAAGAAGGGCATGCGCCTGCAGTCCGACCCGACGATCATCTATGGTCTGTTCGGCGGCGACGGCAAACCGTCGGACCGGCCGATC comes from Rhizobium rhizogenes and encodes:
- the mltG gene encoding endolytic transglycosylase MltG; the protein is MSDTNQNSQGPYGQNGAGESNRGPIIPKSPTEALRPEKVPAPPKRSRKAHGQLVIFLNFLMTLAVAVCVLAIAAFYYMINAFQEPGPLQTNTHFTVRNGAGIIEIANNLERNDVVSNARIFRLMTGSYLQKDQTLKAGEYEIKAGASMKDIMMLLESGKSILYSVSLPEGLTVKQMFARLAADEVLDGELPSALPAEGSLRPDTYRFTRGTKREEIINQMSAAQDKLIDMIWERRDPDLPIKTVEEFVTLASIVEKETGKDDERAHVASVFYNRLKKGMRLQSDPTIIYGLFGGDGKPSDRPIYQSDLQKQTPFNTYVIKGLPPSPIANPGRAALEAVANPWRTDDLYFVADGTGGHVFAKTLDEHNANVRRWRKIEAEKAAAGANPDVAVDGQPGGAEAEKPANN